In Anaerostipes hadrus ATCC 29173 = JCM 17467, a single genomic region encodes these proteins:
- a CDS encoding DNA gyrase/topoisomerase IV subunit B codes for MANKTYDANSISVLEGLEAVRKRPGMYIGSVSTKGLNHLIYEIVDNSVDEFLAGYCDEITVSLNKDGTATITDNGRGIPVGINERTGKTAVEMVFTMLHAGGKFGDGGYKISGGLHGVGASVVNALSTWLTVTVKQGGKIYQQRYERGKIITPLEVIGTCRKSDTGTNVQFLPDPEIFDKTYFKAAMVRNRLHETAYLNPKLTIHYVNEREGEETTVDYHEPEGICAYVKKLNEGKQMLHEPVYFKRMIDGIEAEVAFQYTEDFGENILGFCNNIYTIEGGTHITGFKTKFTTIMNQYAREIGVLKEKDSNFTGTDVRNGMTAIVSVKHPEPRFEGQTKTKLDNPDAAKAVGEIAGEELVLYFDKNLDTLKKVLACAEKSAKIRKAEEKAKTNMLVKQKLSIDSNGKLANCESRKAQDCEIFIVEGDSAGGSAKTARNRKTQAILPIRGKILNVEKATMDKVLANAEIKTMINAFGCGFSEGYGNDFDISKLRYHKIIIMTDADVDGAHIATLLLTFFYRFMPELITHGHVFLATPPLYKAMPQKGEETYLFDDAALTRYRAEHKGNFTLQRYKGLGEMDAQQLWETTLNPESRTLKQIEIEDARMASDITSMLMGSDVPPRRQFIYENANEAMLDI; via the coding sequence ATGGCAAATAAGACATATGATGCTAATAGTATTTCGGTTTTAGAAGGACTAGAAGCTGTTAGAAAACGCCCTGGAATGTACATTGGAAGTGTATCTACCAAGGGATTGAATCATTTAATATATGAGATAGTAGACAATTCGGTCGATGAATTTCTGGCAGGATATTGTGATGAGATCACAGTATCTTTAAATAAAGATGGAACAGCAACTATTACGGACAATGGACGAGGAATTCCGGTCGGAATTAATGAAAGAACAGGAAAAACAGCGGTAGAGATGGTATTTACCATGTTACATGCAGGAGGTAAGTTTGGAGATGGAGGATATAAGATTTCTGGAGGACTGCATGGAGTTGGTGCATCCGTTGTTAATGCCCTTTCAACATGGCTTACGGTAACTGTAAAACAGGGAGGAAAGATTTACCAGCAGAGATATGAGCGTGGAAAGATCATAACACCTCTTGAGGTGATCGGTACCTGTAGAAAATCAGATACGGGAACAAACGTCCAGTTTTTACCAGACCCAGAGATTTTTGATAAGACATATTTTAAAGCAGCAATGGTTAGAAACCGTTTGCATGAGACTGCGTATTTGAATCCAAAACTTACGATTCATTATGTGAATGAACGAGAAGGTGAAGAAACAACAGTTGATTATCATGAGCCAGAAGGAATCTGCGCTTATGTAAAGAAATTAAATGAAGGAAAACAAATGCTTCATGAACCAGTATATTTTAAAAGAATGATTGATGGAATTGAGGCAGAAGTGGCATTTCAGTATACAGAGGATTTTGGGGAGAATATTCTGGGATTTTGTAATAACATTTATACGATCGAAGGTGGAACACATATCACAGGGTTTAAGACGAAATTCACTACGATCATGAATCAATATGCCAGAGAGATCGGGGTATTAAAAGAAAAAGATTCGAATTTTACTGGAACAGATGTGAGAAATGGTATGACAGCAATCGTTTCCGTCAAACATCCAGAACCAAGATTTGAAGGACAGACGAAGACGAAACTGGATAATCCAGATGCAGCCAAAGCAGTTGGAGAGATCGCGGGAGAAGAATTGGTTCTTTATTTTGATAAGAATCTAGATACTTTAAAAAAAGTGCTGGCATGTGCGGAAAAATCAGCGAAGATCCGTAAAGCGGAAGAAAAAGCGAAGACGAATATGCTGGTAAAACAGAAGTTGTCAATTGACAGCAACGGAAAACTGGCGAACTGTGAAAGTCGTAAAGCACAAGACTGTGAGATTTTTATTGTCGAGGGAGATTCTGCTGGTGGTTCTGCAAAAACAGCAAGAAATCGAAAGACACAGGCAATCCTTCCAATTCGAGGAAAAATCTTAAATGTAGAGAAAGCTACGATGGATAAAGTTCTTGCGAATGCAGAAATTAAAACGATGATCAATGCATTTGGATGTGGTTTTTCTGAAGGATATGGAAATGATTTTGATATCAGTAAGCTTCGTTATCACAAGATCATTATTATGACAGATGCTGATGTGGATGGTGCACATATCGCAACATTGCTTTTGACGTTCTTTTATCGTTTTATGCCAGAATTGATCACGCATGGACATGTATTTCTTGCAACACCGCCGCTTTACAAAGCAATGCCCCAAAAGGGCGAAGAAACTTATCTGTTTGATGATGCAGCACTGACAAGATATCGTGCAGAACATAAGGGAAACTTTACTTTACAACGTTATAAAGGTTTAGGAGAGATGGATGCACAACAGTTATGGGAGACAACGCTGAATCCAGAAAGTCGTACATTAAAACAGATTGAGATCGAAGATGCTAGAATGGCCTCCGATATTACTTCTATGCTGATGGGAAGCGACGTACCACCTCGCAGACAGTTCATTTATGAAAATGCAAATGAAGCGATGTTAGATATATAA
- a CDS encoding DNA gyrase/topoisomerase IV subunit A, translated as MSEHIIKAEFSEVMQKSYIDYAMSVICARALPDARDGLKPVQRRVLYSMDELGLRYDRPHRKSARIVGDTMGKYHPHGDSSIYESLVVMSQDFKKGVPLVDGHGNFGSIEGDGAAAMRYTEARLQKITQEAYLADLDKNVVDFVSNFDETEKEPEVLPVKVPNLLVNGADGIAVGMTTSIPPHNLGEVVDAVKAYMRKESITNEELMEYIKGPDFPTGGLVINKKDLLNIYSSGTGKLKLRGKVTFEPAKKRGEKDKLVISEIPYTMIGNNISKFLSDTVALIENKVTTDILDISNESSKDGIRIVLELRKGADVERLKNLLYKKTKLEDTFGVNMLAIVDGRPETLDLKGIIENHTQFYYEVTRRKYKTLLSKLYEQREIKEGLIKACDMIDLIIEIIRGSKSQKEVKACLTKGDVGNINFKSSDSMIEATKLSFTDKQASAILDLKLYRLIGLEILMLKEEYEEILAKIEEYEDILNNEKSLKNVIRKELDKIKKEFGRERRTVVEDGKEAVYVAAPVKEETVYFVMDRFGYSKTMDKATYQRNKENILKEYKFIVPCMNTDKICIFTNLGVMHQIKVLDIPAGKFRDKGVPIDNLCNYDSTKEYIIQVLDAESMIHSSLLFATAKSMLKVMDGELLNAAKRTVQATKLSEDELIEVIPIDWMEGSEDKVVLQTKEGVFLKFLLSEIPKKKKSALGVRGMKLSKDDSLTNIYVMAAQNISSIVYKEKELEFHRLKLSKRDSKGTKVRR; from the coding sequence ATGTCAGAACATATTATTAAAGCAGAATTTTCTGAGGTTATGCAAAAATCATATATCGATTATGCGATGAGTGTTATTTGTGCAAGAGCACTTCCAGATGCCAGAGATGGATTAAAGCCAGTACAGAGAAGAGTTTTATATTCCATGGATGAATTAGGACTTCGTTATGACAGGCCACATCGAAAATCTGCAAGAATTGTCGGGGATACCATGGGTAAATATCATCCACATGGTGACAGTTCCATCTACGAATCCTTAGTTGTTATGTCTCAGGATTTCAAAAAAGGAGTCCCTCTTGTTGATGGACATGGAAACTTTGGTTCCATAGAGGGAGACGGCGCTGCGGCTATGCGATATACAGAAGCACGACTTCAGAAGATCACACAGGAAGCATATCTTGCAGACCTTGACAAAAATGTAGTTGATTTTGTATCGAACTTTGATGAAACAGAAAAAGAACCTGAAGTACTTCCAGTTAAGGTGCCAAACTTATTGGTAAATGGAGCAGATGGAATCGCTGTTGGTATGACAACGAGTATTCCACCACATAATTTAGGGGAAGTTGTTGATGCAGTGAAAGCATATATGCGAAAAGAAAGCATCACAAACGAAGAACTCATGGAATATATAAAAGGTCCGGATTTTCCAACAGGCGGCCTTGTGATCAATAAGAAAGATTTGTTAAATATTTATTCTTCAGGAACAGGTAAATTAAAATTAAGAGGAAAAGTAACTTTTGAACCAGCAAAGAAACGTGGGGAAAAAGATAAACTGGTAATTTCAGAAATTCCATACACAATGATCGGAAATAATATTTCCAAGTTTTTATCAGATACCGTAGCACTCATAGAGAACAAAGTGACAACAGATATTTTGGATATTTCCAATGAATCCTCTAAAGATGGAATCCGAATTGTATTAGAACTTCGAAAGGGTGCAGATGTTGAACGCTTAAAAAATCTCTTATATAAGAAAACAAAACTTGAGGATACATTTGGTGTGAATATGCTGGCGATTGTTGATGGACGTCCGGAGACACTGGATCTTAAGGGAATCATTGAAAATCATACGCAGTTTTATTATGAAGTAACAAGAAGAAAATATAAAACATTACTATCAAAATTATATGAACAAAGAGAAATTAAAGAAGGGTTGATCAAAGCATGTGATATGATTGATCTGATCATTGAAATCATTCGTGGAAGTAAGAGTCAGAAGGAAGTGAAGGCATGCCTTACCAAAGGAGATGTTGGAAATATTAATTTCAAGTCTTCAGATTCTATGATCGAAGCAACCAAGCTTTCTTTTACAGACAAACAGGCAAGTGCGATCCTTGATCTTAAATTATACCGATTGATCGGATTAGAGATTTTGATGTTAAAAGAAGAATATGAAGAGATTCTTGCAAAGATCGAAGAATATGAAGATATCTTAAATAACGAGAAATCTTTAAAGAACGTGATTCGTAAAGAATTAGATAAGATTAAAAAAGAATTTGGACGCGAAAGAAGAACTGTGGTCGAAGATGGAAAAGAGGCAGTTTATGTTGCTGCACCAGTCAAAGAAGAGACGGTTTATTTTGTGATGGATCGTTTTGGATATTCCAAGACAATGGATAAGGCAACTTATCAGAGAAATAAGGAAAATATCTTAAAAGAATACAAGTTTATTGTGCCTTGTATGAATACAGATAAGATCTGTATCTTTACCAATCTCGGTGTGATGCACCAGATCAAGGTACTGGATATTCCAGCCGGAAAATTCAGGGATAAAGGGGTACCAATTGATAATTTATGTAATTATGACAGTACAAAAGAATATATCATCCAAGTGCTGGATGCAGAATCAATGATTCATTCATCACTTTTATTTGCAACAGCAAAAAGTATGTTAAAAGTGATGGATGGAGAGTTGTTAAATGCAGCAAAGAGAACTGTGCAGGCAACCAAATTATCGGAAGATGAGTTGATCGAAGTGATTCCGATAGACTGGATGGAAGGATCCGAAGACAAAGTAGTCCTTCAGACGAAAGAAGGAGTTTTCTTAAAATTCTTGCTTTCCGAGATTCCAAAAAAGAAGAAGAGTGCATTAGGTGTTCGTGGAATGAAGTTATCAAAAGATGATTCACTAACGAATATTTATGTGATGGCAGCACAGAATATCAGTTCTATCGTATATAAAGAAAAAGAACTGGAATTTCATCGGTTAAAACTATCAAAAAGAGATAGCAAAGGAACTAAAGTCCGCAGATAG
- a CDS encoding glycosyltransferase, with translation MVIDLIIPTYKPGDKFQESLKRLALQTRKPDRIILVNTEAEFFDEEMITPYDNVEVHHIKKEEFDHGKTRDYGASLAKEADILMFMTDDAIPKDKYMVENLIKAFDDPIVTAAYGRQMADPEKNYIEYYTRIFNYPLESRVKTKEDLDTLGIKTFFCSNVCSAYRRSEYDAMGGFEHKTIFNEDMIMASKMIEDGKAVAYQADARVWHWHDYKAIQQLHRNFDLAVSQVDHGGLFLKVRSESEGVKMVIATIKHLFKKGKIYLIPKYVIDTGFKLIGYKLGRNYKKLPKWMVLKLTMNQTYWKA, from the coding sequence ATGGTAATTGACTTGATCATACCAACATATAAGCCAGGAGATAAGTTTCAGGAATCATTAAAACGACTTGCATTGCAGACAAGAAAACCAGACCGCATTATTTTAGTTAACACAGAGGCAGAATTTTTTGACGAGGAAATGATCACTCCATATGATAATGTAGAAGTTCATCATATTAAAAAAGAAGAATTTGATCATGGGAAAACAAGAGATTATGGAGCATCGCTTGCCAAAGAAGCTGACATTTTAATGTTTATGACAGATGATGCGATTCCAAAAGATAAATATATGGTGGAAAATCTGATTAAAGCATTTGATGATCCAATAGTAACAGCTGCTTATGGAAGGCAGATGGCTGATCCTGAAAAAAATTATATTGAGTATTATACAAGAATCTTTAATTATCCTCTAGAAAGCAGAGTTAAAACAAAAGAGGATCTGGATACTCTGGGGATCAAAACATTTTTCTGTTCAAATGTATGCAGTGCTTATCGAAGATCAGAGTATGATGCAATGGGAGGCTTCGAGCATAAAACAATTTTTAACGAGGACATGATCATGGCTTCAAAGATGATCGAAGATGGAAAGGCAGTTGCCTATCAGGCAGATGCAAGGGTATGGCATTGGCATGATTACAAGGCGATACAACAGTTACATAGGAATTTCGATCTTGCAGTGTCACAAGTAGATCATGGAGGATTGTTTCTTAAAGTGAGATCAGAATCGGAAGGTGTAAAAATGGTTATCGCGACGATCAAGCATCTTTTTAAAAAGGGGAAAATATATCTTATTCCAAAGTATGTGATCGATACAGGATTTAAATTGATCGGATATAAACTTGGAAGAAATTATAAAAAACTGCCAAAATGGATGGTTTTAAAGCTTACGATGAATCAGACTTATTGGAAAGCTTAA
- a CDS encoding LCP family protein, giving the protein MKIKKFKIILSLFLIIGIAAGGVLGYYDARLEAAVNNKNGSTLTDVKVDDNLTFNKNVINILLVGSDHGAIKGDHGRSDSIMIATVNFKTKELKLTSLMRDMYVEIPGHGHNKLNAAYAFGGVELLYQTIAKNFGIKIDKYCVVDFSTFEKVINKVGGVEISLEEKEAKYLNTTNYISKKKYRNVKVGKQTLNGNQALGYARVRYVVSKKYGDGDFGRTGRQRAVLQAALNKVLQQSPTKIADIALDSLADVSTDMSAKYLKSLVLKVVQMGTTEIDQMRVPLEGTYKMGRAQSNMFVFFINFSANKAAMNYFLFDKGSEKDWAKEYGGISSVETFGYSGTSSSDSTSSSSSYSTSSTRSSYQQESYSTTSSSHTTYSTRSTTTRSTEERVTESTTSQPQTSAPRPTTAHHTTTAAATESTPSGDSVEEE; this is encoded by the coding sequence ATGAAGATTAAGAAGTTTAAAATTATCCTAAGTCTGTTTTTGATCATAGGAATTGCTGCAGGGGGAGTGCTTGGATATTATGATGCAAGATTAGAAGCAGCAGTGAATAATAAGAATGGAAGTACACTGACAGACGTAAAGGTAGATGATAATCTGACATTTAATAAGAATGTTATTAATATCTTATTAGTTGGATCTGATCATGGAGCAATCAAAGGTGATCACGGAAGATCTGACAGTATTATGATCGCAACGGTCAATTTTAAGACAAAAGAATTAAAGCTCACTTCTTTGATGAGAGATATGTATGTTGAGATTCCAGGACATGGACATAACAAGTTAAATGCAGCCTATGCATTTGGTGGTGTAGAATTATTATACCAGACGATCGCTAAGAACTTTGGGATTAAGATCGACAAGTATTGTGTTGTTGATTTCTCAACATTTGAGAAAGTTATCAATAAAGTTGGCGGTGTAGAAATTTCGCTGGAAGAAAAAGAAGCAAAATACTTGAATACAACAAATTACATTTCAAAGAAGAAATACCGTAATGTGAAGGTTGGGAAACAGACATTGAATGGAAATCAGGCATTAGGATATGCCAGGGTTCGTTACGTTGTTTCTAAGAAATACGGAGATGGAGACTTTGGAAGAACAGGTCGTCAAAGAGCAGTACTTCAAGCAGCACTTAATAAAGTATTGCAGCAGAGCCCAACAAAGATCGCAGATATTGCGTTAGATTCATTAGCCGATGTGTCAACAGATATGAGTGCAAAATACCTGAAGAGTCTGGTATTGAAAGTTGTTCAGATGGGGACGACAGAAATCGACCAGATGAGGGTGCCATTAGAAGGTACTTATAAGATGGGAAGAGCACAGAGCAATATGTTCGTATTCTTTATAAACTTCAGTGCTAATAAAGCAGCCATGAATTATTTCTTATTTGACAAAGGCAGTGAAAAAGACTGGGCAAAAGAATATGGAGGAATATCTTCTGTTGAGACATTTGGATATTCCGGAACATCATCATCTGACTCAACAAGCAGTAGTTCATCATATTCAACATCTAGTACAAGAAGCAGCTATCAGCAGGAAAGTTACAGCACAACAAGCAGCAGCCATACGACTTATAGTACAAGGTCTACAACTACGAGAAGTACAGAAGAACGTGTGACAGAAAGTACAACGTCACAGCCACAGACATCTGCACCAAGACCAACCACAGCACATCATACAACGACAGCTGCGGCGACAGAATCAACACCTTCTGGTGATTCTGTTGAAGAAGAATAA
- the ilvN gene encoding acetolactate synthase small subunit, translated as MRQIVLSILVENTPGVLSRISGLFTRRGYNIDSITACTTQDQKFSRITIAVSGDDMILKQIKNQLSKLEDVVKIFELENSKSVCRELILAKIRANKTEKQEVITIADIFRAKVVDVSKDNLMIELTGNVNKIEAFINLISDFGVIEIVRTGITGLSRGEDNSNIF; from the coding sequence ATGCGACAGATCGTTCTTTCTATTTTAGTAGAGAATACTCCCGGGGTATTAAGCCGAATTTCTGGTTTATTTACAAGAAGAGGGTATAACATAGACAGCATCACAGCATGTACGACACAAGATCAGAAGTTTTCAAGAATTACGATCGCAGTCAGCGGTGATGATATGATCTTGAAACAGATCAAGAATCAACTTTCAAAACTGGAAGATGTTGTGAAGATTTTTGAACTGGAAAACAGTAAGTCTGTTTGCAGAGAATTGATCCTTGCAAAGATCCGTGCAAACAAGACAGAGAAACAGGAGGTTATCACGATTGCAGATATTTTCAGAGCGAAAGTTGTGGATGTATCTAAGGATAATCTGATGATCGAGTTAACTGGGAATGTGAATAAGATAGAAGCATTTATCAATCTGATCAGTGATTTTGGAGTGATCGAAATTGTGAGAACAGGAATCACTGGTTTATCAAGAGGAGAAGATAACTCTAATATATTTTGA
- the ilvC gene encoding ketol-acid reductoisomerase: protein MAKIYYQEDCNLSLLDGKTIAIIGYGSQGHAHALNLKESGCNVIIGLYEGSRSWKRAEEQGFEVYTSAEAAKKADIIMILINDEKQAKLYKESIEPNLEPGNMLMFAHGFNIHFGCITPPKDVDVTMIAPKAPGHTVRSEYQAGKGTPCLVAVEQDATGKALDLALAYSLGIGGARAGVLETTFRTETETDLFGEQAVLCGGVCALMQAGFETLVEAGYDPRNAYFECIHEMKLIVDLIYQSGFEGMRYSISNTAEYGDYITGPKIITEDTKKAMKQVLTDIQDGTFAKDFLLDMSDAGSQVHFKAMRKLAAEHQSEVVGKEIRSLYSWSNEDKLINN from the coding sequence ATGGCAAAGATTTATTATCAAGAAGACTGTAACTTATCACTTTTAGATGGAAAAACCATCGCTATTATCGGTTATGGAAGCCAGGGACATGCGCATGCCCTTAACTTAAAAGAGTCTGGATGCAATGTTATCATCGGTCTTTATGAAGGAAGCAGATCTTGGAAGAGAGCAGAAGAACAGGGATTTGAAGTGTACACATCTGCAGAAGCTGCTAAGAAAGCTGATATCATCATGATTCTGATCAACGATGAAAAACAGGCTAAATTATACAAAGAAAGCATCGAACCAAACTTAGAGCCAGGAAATATGTTAATGTTCGCTCATGGTTTCAATATCCACTTCGGATGCATCACACCTCCAAAAGATGTGGATGTAACTATGATCGCACCTAAAGCTCCAGGACATACTGTAAGAAGCGAATATCAGGCAGGAAAAGGAACTCCTTGCTTAGTAGCTGTTGAACAGGATGCTACAGGTAAAGCATTAGATTTAGCACTTGCTTATTCTTTAGGAATTGGTGGAGCAAGAGCTGGTGTTCTTGAAACTACATTCAGAACAGAAACAGAAACAGACCTTTTCGGAGAACAGGCAGTACTTTGCGGTGGTGTTTGTGCATTAATGCAGGCTGGTTTCGAAACATTAGTAGAAGCTGGATATGATCCAAGAAACGCTTACTTTGAGTGTATCCATGAAATGAAACTGATCGTAGACTTAATCTACCAGTCAGGATTCGAAGGAATGAGATATTCTATCTCTAACACAGCTGAATATGGTGATTACATCACAGGACCTAAGATCATCACAGAAGATACTAAGAAAGCTATGAAACAGGTTCTTACAGATATTCAGGACGGAACATTCGCTAAAGACTTCTTATTAGATATGTCTGATGCAGGATCTCAGGTTCACTTCAAAGCTATGAGAAAATTAGCTGCTGAACATCAGTCTGAAGTTGTCGGAAAAGAAATCCGTAGCTTATACAGCTGGAGCAACGAAGATAAATTAATCAACAACTAG
- the dtd gene encoding D-aminoacyl-tRNA deacylase — protein sequence MKFVIQRVKEASVKVDDEYTGKIKKGYLVLIGVGQEDTKEEADKYIRKMINLRIFEDENGKTNCSLKDVDGELLLVSQFTLYASCRKGNRPSFTQAGDPKKAEELYEYIIKECNKEIDVVQTGIFGAHMEVALINDGPFTVVLEDL from the coding sequence ATGAAATTTGTAATTCAGAGAGTAAAAGAAGCATCGGTAAAAGTAGATGATGAATACACAGGGAAGATAAAAAAAGGATATTTAGTTTTGATCGGTGTAGGGCAGGAAGATACAAAAGAAGAAGCCGATAAATATATTCGTAAGATGATCAATCTTCGTATTTTTGAAGATGAAAATGGAAAAACAAATTGTTCATTAAAAGATGTGGATGGAGAATTGTTGTTAGTATCTCAGTTTACGCTTTATGCAAGCTGCAGAAAAGGAAATCGTCCAAGTTTTACACAGGCAGGAGATCCAAAGAAAGCAGAAGAATTATATGAATATATCATTAAGGAATGCAACAAGGAAATAGATGTTGTACAGACAGGTATTTTTGGAGCACATATGGAAGTTGCTTTAATAAATGATGGACCATTTACGGTTGTCCTTGAAGATCTATAG
- a CDS encoding ABC1 kinase family protein — MKQETGRLKEILHVLNQHNVTHGINPEKLCSILEDLGPTYVKLGQIMSMRSDILPEKYCHELARLRTDVKPMSFNEIWKILNKELHNDPGQLFQKINQIPVGCASIAQVHEAVLGDGSKVVLKIQRPQIKQIMAEDIALLKKASGFLNFATGTGELIDFRKVIDELWETSKEEMDFEKEAQHLERFYENQKDVAYVTCPKVYKEYSNEHLLVMSYVDGIQIDHIEELDRNGYDRKEIAQKTAQNYCKQILADGFFHADPHPGNLWISGGQIVWLDLGMAGDLSEHYRAIMKRAITAILKNDIYELKNAFLSFGKPTEKIDHASLYTDLDDMVGKYMNMDFGTMDLGELMEDAIGLLKKHKIAIEPDITLLARSMVTMEGTLKLCSPEVNMIQILTSYMSANMFHEIDIKKEIRHALRDIYGSSKKSLEIPAQVSDLLNITKNGQVRVNIESAQIEKAGRELKKGFDHLLLVLIVMALWFSSAILCLSDVTPRVLGMPYLSVAGFISGFLIVLYVLIHMLIQRKK; from the coding sequence ATGAAACAGGAAACAGGAAGACTGAAAGAGATCTTGCATGTATTAAATCAGCATAATGTCACACATGGGATCAATCCAGAGAAGTTATGCAGTATTTTAGAAGATCTTGGTCCAACTTATGTAAAGCTTGGGCAGATCATGTCAATGCGTTCGGATATATTGCCAGAGAAGTATTGTCATGAGTTAGCGAGACTTCGCACGGATGTAAAACCGATGAGTTTTAATGAAATATGGAAGATCTTGAATAAAGAACTTCATAATGACCCCGGTCAACTATTTCAGAAGATTAACCAGATACCAGTTGGGTGTGCATCAATCGCACAGGTCCATGAGGCCGTTTTAGGAGATGGCAGTAAAGTTGTATTAAAAATCCAGAGACCGCAGATTAAACAGATCATGGCAGAAGATATTGCTCTGTTAAAGAAGGCTTCTGGATTTTTAAATTTTGCAACAGGAACCGGTGAATTGATTGATTTTAGAAAAGTTATTGATGAGTTGTGGGAGACATCCAAAGAAGAAATGGATTTTGAAAAAGAAGCACAACATTTGGAACGATTTTATGAGAACCAGAAGGACGTTGCATATGTGACATGTCCGAAAGTATATAAGGAATATTCGAATGAGCATTTGCTGGTGATGAGTTATGTTGATGGAATCCAGATCGACCATATCGAGGAACTTGATCGCAATGGGTATGATAGGAAGGAGATTGCCCAGAAAACAGCACAAAACTATTGTAAACAGATTTTGGCGGATGGTTTTTTTCATGCAGATCCACATCCAGGGAATCTATGGATTAGTGGTGGTCAGATCGTATGGCTTGATCTTGGAATGGCAGGTGATCTATCTGAACATTACCGTGCGATCATGAAACGTGCGATCACAGCTATTCTTAAAAATGATATTTATGAACTTAAGAATGCATTCTTATCGTTTGGAAAACCGACAGAGAAGATCGACCATGCTAGTTTGTATACGGATCTTGATGATATGGTTGGAAAATACATGAATATGGATTTCGGGACCATGGATCTTGGAGAATTGATGGAAGATGCAATAGGGCTTTTGAAGAAACATAAGATTGCGATCGAACCAGATATTACGCTGCTTGCAAGAAGTATGGTGACTATGGAAGGAACATTGAAATTATGTTCTCCAGAAGTGAATATGATACAGATATTGACTTCTTATATGTCTGCGAATATGTTTCATGAGATTGATATAAAGAAAGAGATAAGACATGCTTTGAGAGATATTTATGGGTCATCTAAGAAATCTTTGGAGATACCAGCACAGGTATCAGATCTTTTGAACATTACAAAGAATGGACAGGTAAGGGTAAACATTGAATCTGCGCAGATCGAGAAAGCAGGTAGAGAATTAAAAAAAGGATTTGATCATCTGTTGCTTGTATTGATCGTGATGGCACTTTGGTTTAGCTCTGCAATTTTATGTCTAAGTGATGTAACACCGAGAGTGTTAGGAATGCCATATCTTAGTGTGGCAGGATTTATATCAGGGTTTCTGATTGTTTTGTATGTATTGATACATATGCTGATTCAGAGAAAGAAATAA
- a CDS encoding M48 family metallopeptidase codes for MIKQIGTLNIEIERRKIKNINIYVKPPNGDVLVTVPMRVSNEEVFRFLKKKEEWILKNHEKVKNRQNSSQQEINLEQRKWLEDKIIEYAMRWESIMKVHANGFTIRDMKTRWGSCSIHSKKIRMNLQLAVKPEECVEYVLVHELCHLLEPSHNQRFYDLMSHILPDWRERKQKLNEKV; via the coding sequence ATGATAAAACAAATAGGAACATTAAATATTGAGATTGAGCGAAGGAAGATTAAAAATATAAATATCTACGTGAAACCTCCAAACGGAGATGTTTTGGTAACAGTTCCAATGAGAGTTTCCAACGAAGAGGTTTTTCGTTTCCTTAAGAAAAAAGAAGAGTGGATTTTAAAAAACCATGAAAAAGTAAAAAACAGGCAAAATTCATCACAGCAGGAAATTAATCTGGAACAAAGGAAATGGCTGGAAGACAAGATCATAGAATATGCAATGAGATGGGAATCAATCATGAAAGTTCATGCGAATGGCTTTACGATTCGAGATATGAAAACAAGATGGGGAAGCTGTAGTATTCACAGTAAAAAGATTCGGATGAATCTGCAGCTGGCTGTAAAACCAGAGGAATGTGTAGAGTATGTTTTGGTGCATGAATTATGTCATCTTTTAGAACCAAGCCATAACCAGAGATTTTATGATTTGATGAGTCATATTCTTCCAGATTGGAGGGAACGTAAGCAGAAACTAAATGAAAAAGTGTGA